CCCACAGCAAGAACCCCATGATGTTGATGCGCTCCCACAGCCCGATCCACGGCGTCGGCAGATTTGCCTGGAGCCGGGGACTCTCCAACCCCGTCAACGCGCCAAACACGAACAGGATCAGGATCGTGACGATCGAGTAGAGGCGGAACGCCTTTCCGAATGCCGTGGCCCCGAACCCGATGGCCACCAGCATGAAGAGCACCGTCATGAGCCCGAGAACGACGTGCAGGGTATCGGACCAAGTTCCCCCGCCCGCCGCCAGCACCTCACGTTGATGCATCGCGGCAAATGGCCATGCGATGCCACCGAGAGCCCCGAATGCAACGAACAGACCACCGACAACACGCAGTGCACGCTTCCCACCTGCCGACATCCAGACGCCCACGCCAAATGCGACTACAAACAGATCGTACACAGGGCCGAGCACCATCCAGAGCGGCCTCGTTGGAGCGCCGATCGCAGTGAGTTCGCTCGGCACTTGGGAAATGGGATTGTAGCCCTCGTATCGGATCAACGTGATCATCGCGCCATACAGCAGCGAGGAGAGAATGCCGCAGACGAGCAGGACCCTTTGCGGCGCCCCCGGTCTCGTTGGGCCCGCCCTGTCCTCGGGGACCTCCCTTACGCGCGTAGTCCGCGGAACGTCCGGCGCTCTGGCAACTGCCTTCATGGGGACACCTCCCTCACGAAAACCCGCGCCTCAATAATCAGCGTAGCGCTGCGGTTCCCGGGGAAACGATCAGGTGCCAGCCCGATTCGTTACTAGATGTGGAACCTATAGGGGTATTGACATTTTAGTAAACGGCGTTTATAGTACACTTTGTGGTAAACGTCATTTACTATTGGGGGGGGGGGAGGACGCATGACACAGCTGACTGTCAACCTCAAGGTTAATCCTTCCGACGCGACCATCCGTCTCGGGCCGCTGACTGTCCGCTTCTTGGTCACTGGAGAGAACTCAAATAGCAGCGTCGCGGCATTTGAGCTCATCGTCCCGGGTGCGCAGCGCCTGGCGGCTCCAGCGCACAGCCATGACCGTTACGAAGAGACCATCTACGGCATCGAGGGAGTATTGACCTGGACGGTCGACGGGAACCCCATCGACGTCGGGCCGGGGCAGGCACTGTGCATTCCGCGCGGCGCCGTTCACCGGTTCGATAACAACGGTAGCCAGGACGTGAGGGCGCTCTGCGTGATCACGCCAGCCGTCCTCGGTCCGCAGTATTTCCGCGAGTCTGCCGAGGTGATTAACGCGGCGGCCGGTGGTCCGCCGGACCGGGCAAAGATGGCAGAAATCATGCGCCGCCACGGCCTCACGCCGGCTGCGCCTCGACCTGAACACCCCTAAGCCCGCATCGATCGGTTCCCATTTCGTTGTCGGAATGAGCGACCGTGGTCTACAAAGAAAGGGGGAACAAAGATGGCCGTGACGATGGACGTGCGCATGCCCAGCGAGGCCGCGCAGCTGTACGAGCCGCTCAACCGGGAACTGGGTGTGCACAAAGACAAACTGCCTGAAGGCTTGCTCCATCACTTCGCAACGATGACCAAGGATGGCTTCAATATCTTTGAGGTGTGGGAATCGCAAGAAGCGTTCGACCGCTTCGCAAACGATCGCCTGTTGCCCGCACTGAAGAAACTCGGTGGCGCGCAAGCTTCGCAAATCCAGCCGACGTTCGGTGAGCTCCACAATGAGTTTCACAGTTGATTGCAGCCGATGACGGCACATGAGGAGAAGCATAATGAACGCTGTGGTGGTGGCTCCCGGCGAGGGACGGTTTATTAAGGTCGGATCCACTGGCGCGGGCGTGACGGTCAAAGCGTCGGGCGCAGAGACCGGCGGCCTGTGCACCGTCTGGGAAGGACGAGTCGAGCCGGGGACGGTGGGCGCGGGGCCGCACTACCACCGCGGGCGCGATGAGTTCTTCTACGTCCTCAAGGGTGAGGTGGTGCTGCGCATCGGCGACGAGAGCCACACCGCCGGAGCAGGCACATTCGCCTTTGTCCCGCGCGAAACGATTCACGGCTTTCGCAACGCGAGCAGTGACAGTGCGATCCTCCTGGTCATGCATCATCCCGCCGGCTTCGAACGCTATCTCGAAGAAATGCAGCAACTGGCTGCCGGGCACGGAGGCAGAGAGGAACGGGCTGCACTTGCTGCTCGCTTCGACATGATCCCGGTGCCGGCGTCTCCGGAGACCTAGGGACGAAAAATGGGCCGTAAGGCGATCCGTGACCGTATGTCGAGCCGAACAAGCTCACTGGTCGAAACGAGAGATATGCTCATCGGCGCATTGTTGCGTGTGCCGGCTCAGGCGATCCAGCGCCGCATCATCAAGGGGTTGAACGCGGCCGGTTTTGAGGATCTACACGTGCCGCATATGGCGGTGCTGCAATACCCTGGGCCGGATGGGATGCGCCCAGGCGTTCTCGCCGAGCGCGCAGGCATGAGTAAGCAAGCCGTGAACCAACTCCTCCGGAGCCTCGAACGTCTCGGCTATATCGTCCGGTCCGACGCACCGGACGAGGGCCGCGCGCGAATTATCCGCTTGACCAAACGCGGCCACGCCGCATACTCAAGAATCTACGACATTCTCCGCAACATCGAGCACGAATGGAGCGCTGAACTTGGGACAGAGCGTTTCGCTCAGCTCAAAGAGCTGCTATTTCGTGTCTGGGAGAGCCCGTTGACCCGCTAGCTAGCAGGCGGGAGAAGAACGATCTTGCCCGTGACGCCTCCCGCCCCCAGCAGTTCATGAGCCCGCCTGGTTTCTCGCAAGGGGATCCGCGCCGCGACGATCGGTTTGATCTTTCCTTCGCTGAGCAGTCTCAGCAAAGTGGTGAGGTCGTCCCGAAACCAAACTGGCTTTATCCTCTTGAGCCACTGGATGCTGTAGGGCAGCACTCTCTTTCGGCCCGGTAGGGAGAAGGCGGCGGCGATAACGAGCCCGATAATCCCAAGGCCCCTAAGGCGTTCCAGGCCCCTAAGGCGGCGTCGCCAGCCACCGGGCAATTTCCCGCCCTGCAACGACGAGGTGAGACCGTAGGCAATTACCGTGCCGCCGCGGCGGAGGGCCTTCCGCGACCGCCAGGCACAGGCGCCGCCGATGCCGTCGAACACCACGTCCACGCCGTCTCCTGTGAGGCGGCGGACCTCTTCTACGAAGTCCACAGCCCGGTAATCAATCGGGACGCCCCCCAGGCTGCGAACCGTTTCGTGGGCCCGCTGTGAGGCTGTTCCGTACATCTCCAAACCGGCCAACCGGCCCAATTGCAGCAAGGCCGTTCCGATGCCGCCGGCGGCGGCGTGGATCAGCACCCGCTGGCCCGGTCTGACGCGGGCGGTGCGATGCATCATCTGGTACGCCGTGACATAGTTAAAGACAAGGCACAGCGCTTCGCCGAGGTCCACCCCGCTCGGCACCACGGTCAGTTCGTCCTGCGGCAAGCAGATGTACTCAGCGTTTGCGCCGACAATCGGCAGGGCCGCCACCATCTCGCCCGGCTTCGGTCCGGTCGCGCCTGGCCCCAATTGATCCACTATTCCCACAAGATCCCAGCCGGGCGTATACGGAGGGCGCGGTGTTTCAGGATGAACGCCCTCGCGCATGAACAGGTCCGCCAATGAAACTCCGGTGGCCAAAATTTTCACGCGCACGGCCCCCGCTCCGGGCTGCGGGAGTTCGTCCTCCACGATTTGAAGGACTTCGGGCCCGCCCAGCTTGGTTACGGTCACATGCCGGTAGGTCGCGGATGCCTTCTCGTCTTTGATGGTTCGCTTCAATTGCTCTGCAGTGAATGACACGGCCGTCCTCCTTACCGAAAGAGGCACGCAAGGGAACGGAAGACGTTCAGAAGGAACCGTACGCCCGCACTCCGAGATAGGCTATCGGATCTCCGTCTGATTCCCATCGAGCGATTCTCGGACAAACGCTTGTTTGAAGGTCCAGCCAGGCGGGCAGGGTTCAGGGCTGTGTTAGCCGCACAGTGCTCTACGGAGTGTCAGCGCCATTGGGGCTTGGCGATTTCGAGGTGTCTGGGGGTGCGCAGTGTCGGCGGAAGCCAATAAGGCCGTTGTGATGCGTTGGATCGAGGAAGCGGTGAACAAGGGCAACCTGGCCGTGGCGGATGAGGTCATTGCTGCGGATTGCATCGAGCATGTGCCGGGACCGGGACTGGCGCCCGGCCGAGAGGGCGCAAAGCAGCGAGTCGCCGGATTCCGCGCCGCGTTTCCGGATCTCCATGTCACGGTCGAGGATATCATCGCCGTGGGGGACCGGGTCATCACCCGCTGGGCGGCGCGCGGCACGCACCGCGGACCGCTGATGGGTATCCCCCCGACGAACAAACCCGCGGCATGGGTCTCGATTCACATCAACCGCGTCGAAGGCGGGCAGATCAAGGACGACTGGCATGCGTCCGATCTGCTTGGCGTGATGCGACAGGTGGGAATGTTTCCGCCGCCCGGCCCGGCAAGATGATTCATGCGCACCGCGAAGGTGCGGCTCGGTCTGGCCGCACCGTCCCGCGGCTCGATTGCCGGTCGTAAGCAGGATCAGACCCTCATCGGATGGTCCGCATCGGGTGATCCTGGTACTACCTAAGTGTGGGTCGGTGGAGCCTAATCGTCCACCACTGCCCGCGGGGGTGCACCATGCGAAACGGACCAGGGTCGATGGGTCGTCGGGCGTTCTTTCGGGCGTTCGGGGGAGTTGCCGCCGGCTCCGCGATTGCGTCGCCATTCGCCGAACGGGCCGCGGCGCAGATGAACGCGCAGGGACCTCCGCCGCCGAAGCTGCCGACGGTGAAACGCGTTGCCGCCAATCCCACCGCCATTCCCGGGCCAATCCGCCGCTCGCACGCCGTCCACCACAATCTTACGTTGACCGCCCGGGAGGTTCTCGCGGAGATCGAGCCCGGCCTCAAGTTCATGTACATGACCTTCGACGGGCAGGTGCCGGGACCGCTGCTCCGCATCCGTGTGGGCGACACCGTCCAACTCACGTTCAGAAATCCGCGCGAGAACCTCATGCCGCATACGGTCGACTTCCATGCCGTCTACGGCCCAGGCGGCGGCATGGAAGCGCTGCTGGCCAACCCTGGACAAGAGAAGGGTCTCTATTTCAAAGCTATGTACCCTGGGAGCTTTGTCTATCACTGCGCGGTGTCGGACCTCGATTACCATATCGCCAGCGGGATGTACGGAATGATCGTTGTGGAACCGGAAGACGGACTGCCTCCGGTCACCCGGGAGTTTTACCTCGGTCAAAACGAGATGTACGTGGCCGCGGCGGCGGGCGCTGAGGGCTTCCGTGCTTTCGACTTCGATGCCATGCTGCGGGAGAACCCGACGTACGTGCTCCTGAATGGCCAGACCAAAGCCGTAACGCCGGACGGTTTCGGCGCCCTGAAGGCCAGAGTCGGGGAAACCGCGCGGGTGTTCTTCGTCAACGGCGGGCCCAACCTGACGAGCAGCTTCCATCCGATCGGAAACGTGTGGACGAGGGTGTGGACCAATGGATCGTTCAGGACCGCGGCCGACGCGTACATGCAAACGGTCACCGTGGCCCCCGGAAGCACGCTGGTGGGGGATCTTGCCCTGCCGGTGCCGGGCGCCGTCAAACTGGTCGATCACGCGATCACGCGGGTGGTCCGCAAGGGCATGATGGGTGTCCTCGATGTCGCGGGGCCGGCGCAACCGTCGATCTTCAAGCCCATGCTTCCCGGCATTTAATTAAGCGACAGTAGACGGCCCGCGCTTGACCTAGTTGCGAAGCGCGGGCCGTTGCCTAGGCACGGGGTTTCCGCGTACTTCTCACGTCTCGGGTCTCCAATAAAGTGCAGGAAGACGGATTAGGTACTTTGCCCGATTGAAAATAAATGCCGCGCATATGTCTTTTCCTCGATGGCATCGAGCCGGTTCTCACCTACGATCAGTTTGGCGAGCCGGTAGAGTCCGGCCGTCATTCGTTCCGGTACCGGCAAGGGGGCCGACGATGCCAACGAGTCGCCTGATCGGAACGCTCGCGTCAGTCGTTCTGGCGTTTTCCCTCGGTGTCGCGGCGTCGCGTGTCCACGGTCAGTATGTTCGTCGCGCTGACTGCCAGCGGTGGCGGGAGAACGTTGCACGGTGGACCGGGGTTGTCGCCGATGCGACGGGGGAGCTGAGCGCGGTAGAGACGACGGCGTTGACGCTCGCGCACGGTGCACTCCTGGCGGTGAGAGATCAAGCGTGCGGGTACTAAGGGTGACGCCTGTGCTCCGTTCCGAGCCAGAAGGACAAAAAGCGCGGTGGTGGGCGCCTTCGTGGCGTATCAAATTTCGTCTCGCGCCTGCGACATGGGTGTTGCTGAATTGTCTTCTCGTGTTCCTGGTAGTATACGTGCGGCCACCATCGCGGGCACATCATTCCTCTGATATTTTGCGTGCGCAGACCATCGAAGTTATCGACCGCACGGGGAACGTTCGTCTTCGGATCGGTGTAGCTGCGGACGGTACGGCCAGCCTGCGGCTCTATGATTATGGAGGGACTCGGCGCCTTGAGCTTGCCGTACGTCCTGAAGGGCCGGCGGTGACGGTGTTCGATGGACGAGGCGTAGAACGCCGGATGATCGAAGCGTCCCCTGGGCTTGAGCCATCTCTTGAGGACGGGGCGACCGGGCCTTGACGCCTGCGCTGCGACGGCCTTCCGACTATTCCGGACCAAGCCTGCGTTTCAAGTGTTCTTCATCACTCTGTGGTGTTTTGATGCAACCCTTGTTCGACGGCCCAAGCGGCGATCCGCGTCCGAGTGTTGAACCCCAATTTGTCGAGAATGTGCTCCACATGGGCGTCCACTGTTCGCTCCGCTATCGCAAGCGAAGCGCTGATCTCGCGGTTGGTTAGCCCTTGCGCGATGAGCGCCGCGACCTGCCGCTCTCGAGCCGTCAGGTGATCCCCACGCTTCACCGCCGCCGGTTTCTCAATCCCTTCGGTTTTCAGTCCGACACCCGCCATTGCCGCGAGCGTATCCTCAATCACTTGTGCCAGCGTCATCGACTGCCCATGCGCCCAGGCCACCACAAACGCAGCATCATCTAACCCGGCACGCGCGGACGCAGTGAACCGGTCATGATCGGCTTGGTCCACGGGCGTACGGCGAAGGCCCAGAGTTTCGCGCAGTGCTTCGGCCGCGCCCAGCAGCCGTGCGGCGTTTATGTAGCATTTCCGGGCACAGGCTACGCCGGCCAAGCCGTCGAGATACCAATCAATAGCCCAACGCTCCGGCAGTCCGCGGCACAGGGCAAGTCCCTCACGGTAGAGTACGTCCGCTCGTTCATGGTCGCCTTGACACAACGCGAGGACAGCCGAGTTGTGAAGGGCGTAGGCGGTACACGCCTTGTTTCCGACTTCCCTCATGAGCGCGAGACTTTCTGCCTGCACTGCGTTTGCCGGGGTGTAGTCAGCCCGTGCCCGCAGTACCTCTCCCAATCGGGAGAGCGCCATGGCGAGGAGCCACTTGTTCTCTATTTGGCGGGATACCGTTACACTCGCTTCGAACAGCGCCTTCCCATGTTCGTCGTCCCCTTGATTGATCACTACAT
This region of bacterium genomic DNA includes:
- a CDS encoding ester cyclase, whose protein sequence is MRWIEEAVNKGNLAVADEVIAADCIEHVPGPGLAPGREGAKQRVAGFRAAFPDLHVTVEDIIAVGDRVITRWAARGTHRGPLMGIPPTNKPAAWVSIHINRVEGGQIKDDWHASDLLGVMRQVGMFPPPGPAR
- a CDS encoding cupin domain-containing protein: MNAVVVAPGEGRFIKVGSTGAGVTVKASGAETGGLCTVWEGRVEPGTVGAGPHYHRGRDEFFYVLKGEVVLRIGDESHTAGAGTFAFVPRETIHGFRNASSDSAILLVMHHPAGFERYLEEMQQLAAGHGGREERAALAARFDMIPVPASPET
- a CDS encoding DUF998 domain-containing protein, with protein sequence MITLIRYEGYNPISQVPSELTAIGAPTRPLWMVLGPVYDLFVVAFGVGVWMSAGGKRALRVVGGLFVAFGALGGIAWPFAAMHQREVLAAGGGTWSDTLHVVLGLMTVLFMLVAIGFGATAFGKAFRLYSIVTILILFVFGALTGLESPRLQANLPTPWIGLWERINIMGFLLW
- a CDS encoding medium chain dehydrogenase/reductase family protein, producing the protein MSFTAEQLKRTIKDEKASATYRHVTVTKLGGPEVLQIVEDELPQPGAGAVRVKILATGVSLADLFMREGVHPETPRPPYTPGWDLVGIVDQLGPGATGPKPGEMVAALPIVGANAEYICLPQDELTVVPSGVDLGEALCLVFNYVTAYQMMHRTARVRPGQRVLIHAAAGGIGTALLQLGRLAGLEMYGTASQRAHETVRSLGGVPIDYRAVDFVEEVRRLTGDGVDVVFDGIGGACAWRSRKALRRGGTVIAYGLTSSLQGGKLPGGWRRRLRGLERLRGLGIIGLVIAAAFSLPGRKRVLPYSIQWLKRIKPVWFRDDLTTLLRLLSEGKIKPIVAARIPLRETRRAHELLGAGGVTGKIVLLPPAS
- a CDS encoding MarR family transcriptional regulator, translated to MGRKAIRDRMSSRTSSLVETRDMLIGALLRVPAQAIQRRIIKGLNAAGFEDLHVPHMAVLQYPGPDGMRPGVLAERAGMSKQAVNQLLRSLERLGYIVRSDAPDEGRARIIRLTKRGHAAYSRIYDILRNIEHEWSAELGTERFAQLKELLFRVWESPLTR
- a CDS encoding cupin domain-containing protein, whose translation is MTQLTVNLKVNPSDATIRLGPLTVRFLVTGENSNSSVAAFELIVPGAQRLAAPAHSHDRYEETIYGIEGVLTWTVDGNPIDVGPGQALCIPRGAVHRFDNNGSQDVRALCVITPAVLGPQYFRESAEVINAAAGGPPDRAKMAEIMRRHGLTPAAPRPEHP
- the nirK gene encoding copper-containing nitrite reductase translates to MGRRAFFRAFGGVAAGSAIASPFAERAAAQMNAQGPPPPKLPTVKRVAANPTAIPGPIRRSHAVHHNLTLTAREVLAEIEPGLKFMYMTFDGQVPGPLLRIRVGDTVQLTFRNPRENLMPHTVDFHAVYGPGGGMEALLANPGQEKGLYFKAMYPGSFVYHCAVSDLDYHIASGMYGMIVVEPEDGLPPVTREFYLGQNEMYVAAAAGAEGFRAFDFDAMLRENPTYVLLNGQTKAVTPDGFGALKARVGETARVFFVNGGPNLTSSFHPIGNVWTRVWTNGSFRTAADAYMQTVTVAPGSTLVGDLALPVPGAVKLVDHAITRVVRKGMMGVLDVAGPAQPSIFKPMLPGI